In Miscanthus floridulus cultivar M001 chromosome 8, ASM1932011v1, whole genome shotgun sequence, the sequence CATGGACAAGTTCAAACTCATTACCAAATACGCCTTTGATTGGGCGGTGACTGATACGGATCCTGAGGATTAGGTGGATTATTGGAACccgccgactgaggctgcacaaaggagtatATATTCTATGTGTTAGACATGTACTTGGCTAGCTAATTAGAAATTACTTGTATGTAAGAGACTGCAattaactttcatactcacaggtgtAGGTCCATCCCAGGGTGAGGctgcaggtggaggtggtggagcgaGCAGCTCAGGTGGCACAACAAGACCCGTATGTTGCCCAAGGCTTTGAAGAAAGCCCGTGATGCTCGACAACCTACTCTCATAGGTCTGACGCTGGGACATCAGTTGCGCCTGCAGCTCTTGACGCTGCCGAGCTTCTTCTTTGAGCCGGGCCTACAACATTTGACtccaatgttttagtaatgcaTAGCTAATTACGGTATGTAAAAGTCAATATACGACGAGTCAAACTAAAATTACCTCGAGGacgtcgacccgctgctgtgcAACGGTCGACCGTGTGCGTATGGccaggctctcgctcgtgctccgggcTCGGATCGTGGAGAGGTCGGGGACAGCGGTCGACTCGATTGTGCCATCAGCAATCCACATGCGGCCGTgcttcttccctcctcccaaccCCATGACGAGCTCCATATCAATCTCTTGCATGCACGGGTCGAAGtctggcccatggactgaccttgccgccgatgtgtactcgctgatgcgggtgtggacgctcgggttcgtgtactcCTAGGGCCCGTCCTCTAggctgaaggagacgtcggacgtcgcctttccCTTGTGGGACatgcaccatgcctggaagtccgagcactcCTGGCCTTGATGTGCCGCCCTCTATGAGAAagacatcaagaagattagaaatcaGTCATAATTGAGCAtcagaatagataaatgaattcgtgtacccatgcGTCTCTGTATCcagcgaggttgcggctgccttgatggtgtgctggtccTTGCATCTCCAAACGCCGTTCCCTTGCAGCGTTGTGCGTCGAGGCATACCCCTCCGTAAACCAGTTGTCCACGATCTTCTCCCACGCCTCGGGATACGAtccgcaccaccagggaatcatatGCATGTCATCTGGTAATTGACATATAAGATGATCGAATTAAACCTACTtattctcaaaacgaatcaatctgGATGTTCTCATGTACCTCAATGTACTACTCCCGGGTCAGGTCCATGGTTTTGGCGTCGGCCTTTTTGTCCCTCTGTCCAAGCTTTGACCCGTAGTAGGTGACAATGGCCTGGATCTTcgcctcgtgaatcatgtcgACGACGAGCTTTTTGTAGGCTTTGGTCGCTACCTGATCCTTCCtgccctcaaatccctcctcgcatttgAAATAAGCCTGCAGACAAACACGATATTTATATGgatattttttaaagaaaaagttcAATGAAAGAAGCAATGCTATGCGaggagacttacccagaactcccCAATGACCCAtgctgccttgttggggtacGGCTCCGTATCAGCGgcgatggcgtagtggtcaaacgaacaGGCCGCCAACGTGTTGTTCTTGTACGTGACGACGCCGGggtagtgttgcctgcacagaagacccaggatgccattgggGGTGCGTGCACCAGCACcagacacaaccacccagttcctgcacatgtgattaagaaaaattagtagttcatctttgtttgaacttatcatatgaagtaggggcaaataaaatgtcaagtttacttacttttgccctttagggcgaatcactgggcggcgGTGAGGAAGCAGAAAAGCAGGGAGGCTCACAGGACCTTGCAGGTACACCCTCGGAGTAGAGGAAGAGGAACCCGTGCCTCCCGCCAACGCCTCCTGCTCGTCGAAGGacgcctcctcctcgtcgcccTCGGGGGGCGTCTGCGAAACCTCCTCCTcctactgctcctcctcctcgtgcgCCCTCTCCACGGGCATCACCAGCTCCGCCTCCTCCGACACTTGGAGACATGCCGGGGGCCTCCTgctcctcgggttcctcctcctcctcgcgtcCGACCCCTCGGCCTCCTCCCCCACTTGGTAAAGCAACCTGACGGGCCTGTGACGCCCATCCGCCATCTTTGTTGAATCacctgaaaaaaaagaaaagtattacatgtattagaaataatattCATGCTTACAAAACACTtaattagaaatagatgcaaaatgatAATCAACTTTAGTATTACATTTATTAGAAATAATCGTCATTAtttggattagctggatcataggtctcatcatcgctatcaacattgtccaaatcATCAACACTAattgaaggaggaatgttgtcttcattgtcattgcctaaacgtaatcgctcaagcatttgtaggtCATCCACATTTTGGACCTCAtctccagcatcctcatcatcaaccctttcattgtctacttccatttctatcgcttcggttaagtctatcacaaagcttccttgtagcccctcttcttgaaagaactctccctcATATGCGCTTggattgaagttgtaatcttcatcgtttggggcaggtagtttaccatgtggtgataccttgtgcacaatagcccaacccttaagctcTTCGTCTTGGCACGCGTATGGCATATAATACACCTGGtaggcctattgagccacaatatagacatcttttcccGGGTAGACGGAATCTGGTTgaatctccactagcccaagattaggggtccgtctcgttgctCTAGGATcaaactagtggcatttgaatatgacaggattaagagctttggaaccatgaaatgaaagttcatagatttcctcaattcttccataatattgGACCTCATCAGTGCCTGGTGttaaaactccgctatttgtggtctttcaattgggccgactctgctcgtagcatgTTGTTTGAAAGCGATACCCATTCACGTCGTAGCcgttaaatgacttgaccctaatggcacagccgtttgcaacctgtcttaactcGTCACTTATAGTAACATCAGTTTGggccttctgtttgaaccaagaaatgaaatcgggcctcCCTGGTCCCACACCctttgaaagaagggtatcagttTCCTGCGGGGTTGGATCCCTTCGTCCTTGCCAGGTTTGACGAGTGAATTCCCTATACCAAAGAGAAATAAGGGGTTTGGATGCGAAATATTGTGACGGCGTATCGAAACAAGGGGGttgagaacttacccaatgaacggctgcacctcgacaaggttggtcaacacatacagcatgatactgcgccactcttcattttttaattgcttagtggtcgatgcacttgcgctttccgagctgcccttggaaaaggctgagcttcgattcattttcgccaacaatgtaacgagggggtggattatgcacgctaggaaggaggTTCGGTTTGTAGTATTTCTGTGTGAAGGTTCCCACCTCCTCCCTAACGGtttcctctgcaatggaagcctcaattttggccttatttctacattttgttcgaacagtcttcagacatctctcgattggatagcaccaccgggcctgcacgggcccccccatacgtgcctcataggggaggtgcacaatcaaatgctgcatcggcaagaagaagccgggtggaaagatcttctccaacttacagaccaacacaggtgccgctttttccaagtcacaaACGACGGACCGGTCAAGCTCCtttgcacaaagctggcgaaagaaatagctcaactctgcaagCACTTGCCATATAtgatcagggacatagcctcgaaccatcgctggaagaagccgctcaatccagatatggaagtcatgactcttcatcccgttgactcgcagagtgcctaagttgactcccctccttagattcgctgcatacccatcagggaacattagcgtttGGATCCATTGAAGTACTTCCCTCCCCTGATCCCTGGTCAAGACGAAATCGACCTTAGGccgcctccatgtcttgttgcctcTAGGAGGCTACATCTCTTGCTTTGATCTATCACATaacgttgctaggtccactctagccttagtgctgtccttagactttttagtgtccatgagtgttccccaaagtgccttgatgacattcttctcggtgtgcattacatcgatgttatgtggcagaagaaggtcatcgaaataggggatcctcgtcaagcctgacttatgtgtccacatatgttgctcaccatatcccacaaacccACCATCTGGAGCggacacgagagcatctatctatgCATGAACCTcgacaccagtcatcatccgcggtggagggtctgtcactacgacacctttcgtaaagttcttgatgtcttgtctgaatggatgctcagaagggaggaattgccgatgtgcgtcgaacgatgaatacttgccacccttccgtAACCAGATGAACCTCaaagcttccttgcatactgggcatgggaacttctcgtgaacacaccaaccgctgaataacccatacgccaggaagtcatgcatggagtactggtaccaaacgtgcattttgaagcttgtctttgtagctctgtcgtatgtccatacccctacctcccaagcatggatcaattcatcaatcaccagctccatgaacacaccc encodes:
- the LOC136477185 gene encoding uncharacterized protein, producing the protein MQEIDMELVMGLGGGKKHGRMWIADGTIESTAVPDLSTIRARSTSESLAIRTRSTVAQQRVDVLEARLKEEARQRQELQAQLMSQRQTYESRLSSITGFLQSLGQHTGLVVPPELLAPPPPPAASPWDGPTPPQSAGSNNPPNPQDPYQSPPNQRRIW